Part of the Intestinibacillus sp. Marseille-P6563 genome is shown below.
AATGCCCATCGGCAAAATCGTTACCGCTCTTCGGACGATGAATTTTCCCGGGCACAATTTGAGGACTTCTGTACCGAAAACAAACGGGTGGGACGTCCGCTGCCCCGGACAGCCAGTTCGGTTTCCCTGCCGGCGGGAAAAATCCCGATTCGTGGCGCCAAACGGCAAGCCGAGCCGGTCGGCGGGCTCAATTTTTCCGCGCTGCATCAGGAAGATTCGCCGCAAGACACGGAAGATGATACTCCCCCGGCTTCCCAAGAAACAGATACTCCCTCCCCTGCGGCGCAGCCGGAGGAGCCGTCTGCGGAACCCGAGCGGCGTTTTCCTGTGAATCTGCTGCTTTTGCCCTTCTTTCTGGTACCCCTGATTCAATTACTGCCTTTGCCGGTCTCGGTCGGTCTGTTCATCGTATATTTGGCATATCAGGCATACCGGGATGAAATCCGCCGGTCTTGGGTGTTGACGATCGAAGAAATCGTGACCGAATGTACGGTTCTGGCCTTTTTCAACGAGTCGCTGCAACAGGCAGATTTTTATGACACCGCACATCTGGTGCTAAAAATCCTTGCCGGATGCCT
Proteins encoded:
- a CDS encoding J domain-containing protein; amino-acid sequence: MNPWQVLGLSPTGDLDAVKQAYAEKVKLFHPEEHPEEFQTLHEAYRKASRYARQHAAAPSAPNKEPAPARPAVQTLKKPAIYTPASDDNAHRQNRYRSSDDEFSRAQFEDFCTENKRVGRPLPRTASSVSLPAGKIPIRGAKRQAEPVGGLNFSALHQEDSPQDTEDDTPPASQETDTPSPAAQPEEPSAEPERRFPVNLLLLPFFLVPLIQLLPLPVSVGLFIVYLAYQAYRDEIRRSWVLTIEEIVTECTVLAFFNESLQQADFYDTAHLVLKILAGCLFLYRVIRRRMDFVHTFYPDSSRKK